A stretch of Desulfobacter hydrogenophilus DNA encodes these proteins:
- a CDS encoding MBOAT family O-acyltransferase, with protein sequence MLFNSFQFAIFFPILIGLYYLIPHRYRWLLLLSSSYFFYSFAKTEYIFLLMGSTLCNYTLGILMSVTSKKKRKPYMWAGVFLNIGTLFLFKYFNFFSKSATSVLASLNIHQDVPMFQLLLPVGISFYTFQSLGYILDVYNGKFPAERKLSIFALFTAFFPPLLSGPINRARHLMPQFKQPHPFDCQKVTEGLRLILWGLVKKMVIADHLAVYVNHVYNHVGDYQGIPLIIATLFYTVQIYCDFSGYTDMARGSAKALGYDLMENFRYPYFSTSLHEFWQRWHISLSTWFRDYVYIPLGGNRATKWRWRYNIFITFMVSGLWHGANWTFVVWGALHGVMLILENVTQHFQTRLADRLFPDKASRLNQGVQVAITMCMVSFAWVFFRANSIGDAFAIIRKMFLIGIDGFGLKQSGIDVVGIPQFVFLLSMIVLLFLVEMWEGRGWVHEQLGNLSLTARWTIYTAAFWSVLISGVFGVKQEFIYFQF encoded by the coding sequence ATGCTATTCAATTCTTTTCAATTTGCCATATTTTTTCCCATTTTAATCGGGCTCTACTATTTAATCCCCCATCGGTACAGATGGCTTTTGCTTCTATCATCAAGCTATTTTTTTTATTCCTTTGCAAAAACCGAATACATTTTTCTTCTCATGGGATCGACCTTATGCAACTATACCCTGGGCATTCTCATGTCTGTTACCTCGAAAAAAAAAAGAAAACCTTATATGTGGGCAGGTGTTTTTTTAAACATCGGAACACTGTTTTTGTTCAAATATTTCAATTTTTTCAGCAAATCAGCCACGAGTGTGCTTGCCTCCCTGAATATCCACCAAGATGTTCCTATGTTTCAGTTGCTCCTTCCGGTGGGCATTTCCTTCTATACATTCCAGAGCCTGGGCTATATTCTGGATGTTTACAACGGAAAGTTTCCGGCGGAACGTAAACTAAGCATTTTCGCACTGTTCACAGCATTCTTTCCCCCGTTGCTTTCAGGTCCAATCAACCGGGCCCGGCACCTGATGCCTCAATTCAAACAGCCCCACCCCTTTGATTGTCAGAAAGTAACGGAGGGTTTGCGGCTCATACTCTGGGGGCTTGTCAAAAAAATGGTCATTGCCGACCATCTTGCTGTGTATGTCAACCATGTTTACAACCATGTGGGGGATTATCAGGGCATTCCGCTCATTATCGCCACCCTGTTTTATACTGTACAGATCTACTGCGATTTTTCAGGATATACGGATATGGCCCGCGGAAGCGCTAAGGCTCTGGGATATGACCTGATGGAGAATTTCAGGTATCCTTATTTTTCAACGTCTCTCCACGAATTCTGGCAACGCTGGCATATCTCCCTGTCCACCTGGTTTCGGGATTATGTATATATACCATTGGGCGGAAACCGAGCGACAAAATGGCGATGGCGGTACAATATTTTTATTACCTTTATGGTAAGCGGGTTGTGGCACGGGGCGAACTGGACCTTTGTGGTCTGGGGCGCTTTGCATGGTGTTATGCTGATTTTGGAGAACGTCACACAGCATTTCCAGACGCGACTGGCAGACAGGTTGTTTCCAGACAAGGCATCCAGGCTGAATCAAGGGGTTCAGGTGGCGATTACTATGTGCATGGTTTCCTTTGCCTGGGTATTTTTCCGGGCCAATTCGATCGGAGACGCATTTGCCATTATCCGTAAAATGTTCTTGATCGGTATTGACGGATTTGGTTTGAAACAGTCCGGAATTGATGTTGTGGGCATCCCGCAATTTGTTTTTCTGCTTTCTATGATTGTGTTGCTTTTTCTGGTAGAAATGTGGGAAGGGCGAGGATGGGTCCACGAACAGCTGGGAAATCTCTCACTCACGGCTCGCTGGACCATCTATACTGCCGCATTCTGGTCGGTATTGATTTCGGGTGTGTTCGGAGTGAAACAAGAATTCATTTATTTTCAGTTTTGA
- a CDS encoding DUF2959 family protein produces the protein MIKKSTVCMGLALFFIFALIMPMTGCAPAYYAAMEKVGKEKRHLLKDRVEDVKTDQTKAQEEFKDALTRIRELYNLDGGELEAFYDRLKGSYEDCEDRAETIRKRMGQVHTLATDLFAEWEVEINEIGDTKLKSASRKSLADAKIRYKKLKTAMDRSRKAMDPVLSKLNDYVLYLKHNLNAKAVGALGQEVVSIEGDVESLIRDMGASIQEADQFIKNF, from the coding sequence ATGATCAAAAAAAGCACTGTATGCATGGGGCTTGCCCTATTCTTCATTTTTGCCCTGATCATGCCCATGACGGGCTGTGCCCCAGCCTATTATGCGGCCATGGAAAAAGTAGGCAAGGAAAAACGCCACCTGCTCAAGGACCGGGTCGAGGATGTTAAAACCGATCAGACCAAAGCCCAGGAAGAGTTTAAAGATGCCCTGACAAGAATCAGGGAACTTTACAACCTGGACGGAGGGGAACTTGAGGCCTTTTATGACCGTTTAAAAGGCTCTTATGAGGACTGCGAGGACAGGGCCGAAACAATAAGGAAGCGCATGGGCCAAGTACACACCCTTGCCACGGATCTGTTTGCCGAATGGGAAGTGGAAATCAATGAGATCGGGGACACAAAGTTAAAATCAGCAAGCCGCAAATCCCTTGCAGATGCCAAAATCAGATATAAAAAGCTTAAAACAGCCATGGACAGGTCCAGAAAAGCCATGGATCCGGTCCTATCCAAACTCAATGATTATGTGCTTTACCTTAAGCATAATCTGAATGCCAAGGCTGTAGGTGCTTTAGGCCAGGAGGTGGTCTCCATAGAAGGAGATGTGGAAAGCCTGATCCGGGACATGGGAGCATCCATTCAGGAAGCAGATCAATTCATCAAGAATTTTTAA
- a CDS encoding substrate-binding domain-containing protein — MVFSFALTTCSAAIIIIIIIIGGTGNALGTMRWIAEAYQKANPEVQITVLPSIGSSGAIKAVPTGRIQIGLSARPLKKTESKKGIVAIEYARTPTVFAVSNKTKINAVTLSQLVDIYDRTLKKWPDGSTIRPVIRQAGDDNTKQIKGLSLELKKAVERAEKRTIFLFASTDQDTVNKIENTPGSFGVTSLALLLSEKRKMHPLMLDGVEPSIQSCIDGDYPMIKRFYFILPTKRSAQVDAFLGFVSSPKGAEILKQNGNYPVQ, encoded by the coding sequence ATGGTTTTTTCTTTCGCTTTAACTACCTGTTCAGCAGCAATAATAATAATAATAATAATAATAGGCGGAACCGGTAATGCTCTTGGCACAATGAGATGGATTGCCGAGGCATACCAAAAAGCTAATCCCGAAGTTCAAATCACAGTACTGCCAAGTATCGGAAGCAGCGGTGCTATCAAAGCGGTTCCCACTGGCCGTATTCAGATCGGCCTCAGCGCCCGGCCTTTAAAAAAGACCGAGTCGAAAAAAGGAATAGTTGCCATTGAATACGCTCGTACACCAACAGTTTTTGCTGTATCAAACAAAACAAAAATTAATGCTGTAACACTTTCACAACTGGTTGATATTTATGATAGGACCTTAAAAAAATGGCCGGATGGATCGACTATTCGTCCAGTTATCCGCCAGGCCGGAGATGATAATACCAAACAAATAAAAGGACTTTCCCTTGAACTGAAAAAAGCTGTCGAGAGGGCCGAAAAACGGACCATATTTCTTTTTGCTTCAACGGATCAAGACACGGTGAACAAAATTGAAAATACGCCCGGCAGTTTTGGAGTGACCTCTCTGGCGTTGCTTCTTTCTGAAAAAAGAAAGATGCATCCATTAATGCTTGACGGTGTGGAACCCAGCATCCAGTCCTGCATTGACGGTGACTATCCCATGATCAAACGGTTTTACTTTATTCTGCCCACGAAGCGTTCTGCACAGGTCGACGCATTCCTTGGGTTTGTTTCCTCCCCAAAAGGTGCCGAAATTTTAAAACAGAACGGCAATTATCCAGTTCAATAA
- a CDS encoding M20 family metallopeptidase, which produces MSDPLFRVIEGQYEQFVRDLETIVNIDSSSDLLSGIEAVAAFFQKRLAALGFEIRIQHFGDAGVPCLEAVNKPGDDSFDVMFLGHMDTVFPPGEVAGRPFSISGNKAFGPGVCDMKGGLLVALHALEALHAAGLLNSLNVCVGFNGDEEIGSPTSRPWIRSLAQKSRRVFVFEPCRPGYRFVLCRKGGGWFHVTASGTAAHAGADPHKGANAVVELAHQVIAITGLNDPDTGTTAQVTVINGGDKINIIPALASASVDIRIEKRAQKERVETFFKDLPGNITVPGVTVSVEGSIDHPPMEPDSNTMALWEIIRKTAENVGIETDYIATGGYSDGNYTSAEGTPTIDGMGLVGSNSHRHDEYVELDAVVPMVRIVAGVCRAIIK; this is translated from the coding sequence ATGTCAGACCCATTGTTCAGAGTCATAGAAGGCCAATACGAACAGTTTGTCCGCGATCTTGAGACCATTGTCAATATCGATTCCAGCAGTGACCTTCTTTCCGGCATTGAGGCTGTCGCAGCATTTTTTCAAAAACGGCTGGCTGCCCTGGGATTTGAGATCCGAATCCAACATTTTGGTGATGCAGGCGTTCCCTGCCTTGAGGCTGTCAATAAACCCGGAGACGATTCATTTGATGTCATGTTTCTCGGGCACATGGATACTGTTTTTCCTCCTGGAGAAGTGGCGGGTCGTCCTTTTTCCATCAGCGGCAACAAGGCCTTCGGCCCTGGAGTCTGTGACATGAAAGGCGGACTTCTGGTAGCGCTGCATGCGCTGGAGGCACTTCACGCGGCAGGCCTTCTCAATTCCCTTAACGTCTGTGTGGGGTTTAACGGGGACGAAGAGATCGGTTCCCCTACTTCCAGACCCTGGATACGCAGTCTGGCCCAAAAGAGCCGCCGCGTTTTTGTGTTCGAACCCTGTCGTCCCGGCTATCGATTTGTCCTTTGTCGCAAGGGTGGGGGCTGGTTCCATGTGACAGCCTCGGGCACAGCCGCCCATGCAGGCGCTGATCCCCACAAGGGAGCTAATGCGGTGGTGGAACTTGCCCACCAGGTAATTGCCATCACCGGTCTCAATGATCCCGACACAGGAACCACAGCCCAAGTCACTGTCATCAATGGTGGGGACAAGATTAATATTATTCCTGCCCTGGCATCTGCCTCTGTGGATATCCGTATCGAAAAACGGGCTCAAAAAGAACGGGTAGAGACGTTTTTTAAAGACCTGCCTGGCAACATTACCGTACCTGGGGTTACCGTGTCTGTGGAGGGCTCCATTGATCACCCCCCCATGGAGCCGGATTCCAATACCATGGCGTTGTGGGAGATCATCAGAAAAACAGCAGAAAATGTCGGCATTGAAACAGATTATATTGCCACAGGAGGCTATTCAGACGGGAACTATACGTCTGCAGAAGGAACGCCCACCATTGACGGCATGGGACTGGTGGGCAGCAATTCACACAGACACGACGAATATGTGGAGTTGGATGCTGTTGTGCCCATGGTCCGGATTGTTGCGGGTGTCTGTCGAGCCATCATCAAATAG
- a CDS encoding right-handed parallel beta-helix repeat-containing protein gives MQILKNFNHALILKGMIIFILPYFLSVGCYNAGIEKRTPAEKEGSAYLDEIAKKWTPSVWKAFVKNGPTGIHLPDFSRAGYRMGEKPIPEIENPVFDVTNVRFGAVPDDDKEDTLAIQAAIDAAATVGGGVVFLPKGRYDIHQTKASPYLQIRSDRIVLRGQGSGKIGTTLFMGAPGKEGLVRRLGTVSAEIEARHHTALAVIGAEERNELAAFTQNVIRGQTDIPVTDTGKFSEGQIVTIVCSDPLIDPTHPAPNKADIPVQLTTPFTFSPVQKDTFGPAVQTLSWIAGIEKIIDAHTIRLTRPARFDQPLRYTPKIFSFNGICEIGIEHLRIESAWPGGYRHHKPFQAADEKIIRTAREQDYLWGGIWISSAVNGWVQDVTFADMTQGIILSQSAQWTLKDLTFIGQEGHAGVTIGWGNDNLIKNVEFHARLVHPVTLTMTASGNVITDCTAHYEGRNMHSGTDTAMDFHGIFPFENLFEKMKGFYVCPGGDLSVLPHAGVRNVFWNIEAPARITGYGEYAKDSFVQTYDFVSTSSKKPATMYEHYPQAFYIGIYRRGNRSITLAGSTEDRHTRWMTVEGLNRPGIAVPSLYELQKKELR, from the coding sequence ATGCAAATCCTGAAAAATTTTAATCATGCATTGATTCTAAAAGGAATGATCATTTTTATTCTTCCTTATTTTTTATCGGTTGGATGCTATAATGCCGGAATAGAAAAACGAACACCTGCAGAAAAAGAAGGGTCTGCTTATTTAGATGAAATAGCAAAAAAATGGACGCCTTCTGTGTGGAAGGCGTTTGTCAAGAACGGTCCCACAGGTATCCACCTTCCGGATTTTTCAAGGGCTGGGTATCGTATGGGGGAAAAACCAATACCGGAAATAGAAAACCCAGTGTTCGATGTCACCAATGTAAGGTTTGGCGCTGTGCCTGATGACGACAAAGAAGACACTTTGGCGATCCAGGCGGCCATCGATGCTGCGGCTACAGTCGGCGGAGGTGTTGTATTTCTACCCAAAGGCAGATACGACATTCATCAAACAAAAGCGTCTCCCTACCTCCAAATCCGTTCTGACCGTATTGTTTTGCGGGGCCAAGGCTCCGGTAAAATCGGAACCACCCTTTTCATGGGTGCGCCGGGAAAAGAGGGGTTGGTCCGGCGTCTGGGAACCGTTTCAGCCGAGATCGAGGCCCGGCATCATACGGCGTTAGCAGTCATAGGCGCTGAGGAGCGTAACGAACTCGCCGCTTTTACACAAAACGTTATCCGGGGACAAACAGATATTCCGGTGACCGATACCGGAAAATTTTCTGAAGGACAGATCGTGACTATCGTATGCAGCGACCCCCTCATCGACCCCACACATCCGGCACCCAATAAAGCGGATATCCCTGTGCAACTGACCACACCGTTCACGTTCAGCCCTGTCCAGAAAGACACGTTTGGACCTGCGGTCCAAACGCTTTCCTGGATAGCAGGTATTGAAAAAATTATCGATGCCCATACCATCCGTTTAACCCGTCCGGCAAGATTCGATCAGCCCTTACGCTACACCCCTAAAATTTTCTCTTTCAACGGCATTTGCGAGATCGGCATTGAACATCTGCGAATCGAAAGTGCTTGGCCCGGCGGGTACCGGCACCACAAACCGTTTCAGGCAGCGGATGAAAAAATTATCCGTACCGCCAGGGAGCAGGACTATCTCTGGGGTGGAATTTGGATCAGCAGCGCAGTGAACGGATGGGTACAAGATGTGACCTTTGCCGACATGACTCAGGGAATCATCCTCAGCCAATCTGCGCAGTGGACGCTGAAAGATCTGACATTTATAGGGCAGGAAGGACATGCCGGCGTCACAATCGGCTGGGGAAACGACAACCTGATCAAAAACGTCGAGTTCCATGCCCGGCTGGTGCATCCGGTGACACTTACAATGACCGCATCAGGAAACGTTATCACAGATTGCACAGCACATTATGAAGGGAGAAATATGCATTCAGGCACGGACACGGCCATGGATTTTCATGGCATCTTCCCTTTTGAAAATCTATTTGAAAAAATGAAGGGTTTCTATGTCTGCCCTGGTGGTGATCTAAGCGTGCTTCCCCATGCAGGCGTAAGAAACGTTTTCTGGAATATCGAGGCACCCGCAAGGATCACCGGCTACGGCGAATATGCAAAAGATTCGTTTGTGCAAACCTATGATTTTGTGAGTACTTCATCAAAAAAGCCTGCGACCATGTATGAACACTATCCACAGGCCTTCTACATTGGTATCTATAGGAGGGGCAATCGCTCCATCACCCTGGCTGGATCAACGGAAGACCGTCACACCCGCTGGATGACAGTGGAAGGATTGAACCGTCCGGGTATCGCTGTTCCTTCCCTTTACGAGCTGCAAAAAAAAGAATTGCGGTGA
- a CDS encoding FAD-binding oxidoreductase, with amino-acid sequence MIDPDAIDNLKKIVGKDRCFDSAEQLACYCYDAYFEEAMPDLVLFPCTRDEVSGILKICSIHKIPVTARGAGTSLCGASIPAKGGVVLCFSKMNRIVEINTKDRYAIVEPGVVNADLQKALAPFGFFYPPDPGSMAMSTIGGNVAQNAGGPRCLKYGVTVDYVLGMEVVLASGKVVRFGSRNVKDVTGYRLSSLFCGSEGTLGMVTSIILKVLPLPESVSTLLVTFDDLDNTAKAVADIIGAGILPVALELMDKTTIRTIEEKAHIGLPVDAEGTLLIEVDGVKEACEKEIKKITEKLEANGAVNIEVAKTEDERETLWHARRSVYGVFAKLSPSLYTEDIVVPAGKIPEMTRMIVDIADKYKLLVGVMAHAGDGNMHPMIPADKSNKEEWARVKKAFDEIMAAAASLNGTLSGEHGIGLAKTEYLPLVMDEDAIEFMGVIKKAVDPDGILNPGKFV; translated from the coding sequence ATGATCGACCCGGATGCCATAGACAACCTCAAAAAAATTGTGGGTAAGGATAGGTGTTTTGATTCGGCCGAGCAGCTGGCCTGCTATTGTTATGATGCCTATTTTGAAGAGGCCATGCCCGATCTGGTTTTGTTTCCCTGTACCCGGGATGAGGTGTCCGGCATTTTAAAAATATGTTCTATCCATAAGATCCCGGTAACGGCCCGGGGCGCGGGAACTTCGCTGTGCGGTGCCAGTATCCCGGCCAAAGGCGGTGTGGTGCTGTGTTTTTCAAAAATGAACCGGATTGTTGAGATTAATACCAAAGACCGGTACGCGATTGTGGAACCGGGCGTGGTCAATGCTGATCTTCAAAAGGCTCTGGCCCCTTTCGGGTTCTTTTATCCACCGGACCCCGGTTCCATGGCCATGTCCACCATTGGCGGCAATGTGGCCCAGAATGCCGGTGGCCCCCGGTGCCTTAAATATGGGGTAACGGTTGATTATGTCCTGGGCATGGAGGTGGTGCTGGCGTCGGGAAAGGTGGTGCGCTTCGGTAGCCGCAACGTCAAGGATGTTACCGGCTACCGGCTCTCCAGCCTGTTTTGCGGGTCCGAAGGAACTTTGGGCATGGTCACTTCAATAATCCTCAAGGTGCTGCCCCTGCCTGAAAGCGTGTCCACGCTGCTTGTCACCTTTGATGACCTGGACAATACGGCAAAGGCTGTGGCCGATATCATTGGTGCCGGTATTTTGCCGGTGGCATTGGAGCTGATGGACAAGACCACCATCCGGACCATTGAAGAAAAGGCCCATATCGGGTTGCCGGTGGATGCCGAAGGCACGTTGCTCATCGAAGTGGACGGGGTGAAAGAGGCGTGTGAAAAAGAGATCAAAAAAATTACCGAAAAGCTTGAGGCCAACGGGGCTGTGAATATCGAGGTTGCCAAGACAGAGGATGAGCGTGAAACACTCTGGCATGCAAGACGTTCGGTTTACGGGGTCTTTGCCAAGCTTTCACCCAGTCTGTACACGGAAGATATTGTGGTGCCCGCCGGTAAAATTCCGGAAATGACCCGCATGATCGTGGATATCGCAGATAAATACAAATTGCTGGTGGGCGTGATGGCCCATGCCGGCGACGGGAACATGCATCCCATGATTCCGGCAGATAAATCCAATAAAGAAGAGTGGGCCAGGGTGAAAAAAGCCTTTGACGAGATTATGGCCGCAGCCGCTTCCCTGAACGGCACCCTGTCCGGCGAGCACGGCATCGGCCTTGCCAAGACCGAATATCTGCCTTTGGTCATGGATGAAGATGCCATTGAGTTCATGGGCGTCATTAAAAAAGCAGTGGATCCGGACGGTATTCTGAATCCGGGGAAGTTTGTGTAA
- a CDS encoding (Fe-S)-binding protein, with amino-acid sequence MADSYGQNCNKCGFCLSVCPTYQAQGTEDASPRARIQLIDFFSDHKIGSSEKLKDIISKCLMCGSCANICPAGINHPERYVRMREKMIRDHGDRPEIKSLVYLLAKESRIRMAAGAARMAQKIVPHVFAEKYRLGSIALKQFPVFNKVPFRTAARKAMARKPGKKSKGVPALKYGRVAYFTGCATNYLFEDTGFAVLDILRHMGVEVIIPETQTCCGIPMLFHGGRENVKSNINTNLACLDAQGIDAVIVDCPTCGAALKNDYPALAEEFGLDQDAANRVAEKVVDISTFIMAHARPQDFPQNHETIRVTYHQPCHLRNHMPSPGSAQGLLNALQGVEYIPALDMDSCCGGGGTFFYEYPEVSRGIANKKVTNAKATGANLWVTDCPVCRINLGGYLDDSADLTVVHPARLAAQFLPDLKGRKG; translated from the coding sequence ATGGCTGATTCATATGGACAAAATTGCAACAAGTGTGGGTTCTGTCTGTCTGTGTGCCCGACATACCAGGCCCAGGGCACCGAGGATGCCTCCCCGAGAGCCCGGATACAGCTCATTGATTTTTTTTCAGATCATAAGATCGGTTCATCCGAAAAACTCAAGGATATTATTTCCAAATGCCTGATGTGCGGCAGTTGCGCCAACATTTGTCCTGCGGGTATCAACCATCCCGAACGCTATGTGCGCATGCGCGAAAAGATGATCCGGGACCACGGGGATAGACCTGAGATCAAAAGCCTGGTCTATCTTCTGGCAAAGGAGTCCCGAATCCGGATGGCGGCAGGTGCGGCCAGAATGGCCCAGAAAATTGTCCCCCACGTATTTGCCGAAAAATACCGGCTGGGCAGCATCGCGTTAAAACAATTTCCTGTTTTTAATAAAGTGCCGTTCAGGACAGCGGCCCGGAAAGCGATGGCGCGTAAGCCCGGGAAAAAATCCAAAGGCGTGCCGGCTCTGAAATACGGCCGGGTGGCCTATTTTACAGGCTGTGCCACCAACTATCTTTTTGAGGACACAGGCTTTGCCGTTCTGGATATTCTGCGCCACATGGGGGTTGAGGTGATCATCCCCGAAACCCAGACCTGCTGCGGCATTCCCATGCTTTTCCACGGCGGCCGGGAAAATGTAAAAAGCAATATCAACACCAACCTGGCCTGCCTGGATGCCCAGGGGATTGATGCCGTCATCGTGGATTGTCCCACTTGCGGTGCTGCGTTGAAAAATGACTATCCTGCGCTTGCAGAAGAATTTGGGTTGGATCAGGATGCGGCGAACCGTGTGGCGGAAAAAGTGGTGGATATCAGCACTTTTATCATGGCCCATGCCCGGCCCCAAGATTTTCCCCAAAACCATGAAACGATACGCGTTACCTATCACCAGCCCTGCCATTTGAGAAATCATATGCCCAGCCCGGGAAGCGCCCAGGGGCTTTTGAATGCACTACAGGGTGTTGAATATATCCCGGCGTTGGATATGGATTCCTGCTGCGGTGGCGGCGGTACTTTTTTCTATGAATATCCTGAGGTGTCCAGGGGCATTGCAAATAAAAAAGTGACCAATGCCAAAGCCACAGGGGCGAATCTCTGGGTGACCGACTGTCCGGTCTGCCGGATAAACCTGGGGGGATATCTTGATGACTCCGCAGACTTAACCGTGGTGCATCCGGCGCGTCTTGCCGCCCAATTCCTGCCGGACCTGAAGGGCAGAAAAGGATGA
- a CDS encoding HigA family addiction module antitoxin, whose amino-acid sequence MKNKKLPPIHPGEILIEEFLKPMGLSQYRLAKDISVPPRRINEIVHGKRSISADTALRLGRFFGIAPQFWLNLQTRFDLEVTEDLLADRLEKEVQVFSSNAV is encoded by the coding sequence ATGAAAAATAAAAAACTTCCTCCCATTCATCCTGGTGAAATCCTTATTGAGGAATTCCTTAAACCAATGGGCCTCAGTCAATATCGACTTGCCAAAGATATAAGCGTACCGCCAAGAAGGATTAACGAAATTGTTCATGGAAAGCGTTCGATTTCAGCTGATACAGCATTGCGTTTAGGTCGATTTTTTGGAATAGCGCCGCAATTCTGGTTAAATCTCCAAACCCGATTTGATCTTGAAGTAACTGAGGATTTGCTGGCAGATCGTCTTGAAAAAGAGGTACAAGTTTTCAGCTCAAATGCAGTTTAA
- a CDS encoding RluA family pseudouridine synthase → MKEKIKIIEQGQGWICAEKPGGMSVHNDPGKDMISRLQERLGPGSTEILQPVHRLDKETSGLLLMATDRDTLAELSDLFAGGKVTKRYKALVHGHFDPPGKARGTWDSPLTKSAGGRTDPRGPGKQIEALTRYRVLDQSLHYTLLDIELFTGRKHQIRRHAKLAGHPVVGDPRYGSPRALEFLKTQKQFDAMGLHACFLQFRDKDRAVTLELPDLPPEVARLFEEDRA, encoded by the coding sequence ATGAAAGAAAAAATCAAAATCATAGAACAGGGACAAGGCTGGATCTGCGCGGAAAAGCCCGGGGGCATGAGTGTCCATAACGATCCGGGCAAGGATATGATATCCCGACTCCAAGAAAGACTGGGCCCCGGCAGCACGGAAATACTCCAGCCCGTACACCGCCTGGATAAGGAGACCTCGGGACTCCTCCTTATGGCCACGGACCGGGACACTTTGGCCGAACTCTCGGATCTTTTTGCAGGGGGCAAGGTGACAAAACGTTATAAAGCCCTGGTCCACGGCCATTTTGACCCTCCCGGCAAGGCCCGGGGTACCTGGGATTCCCCCCTGACCAAATCCGCCGGAGGCAGAACCGATCCCCGGGGCCCGGGAAAACAGATCGAGGCCCTGACCCGCTATAGGGTCCTGGACCAGTCCCTCCATTATACCCTTTTGGACATTGAATTATTCACCGGCCGCAAGCACCAGATCCGGCGCCACGCCAAACTGGCAGGGCATCCGGTCGTGGGCGATCCCCGGTACGGCTCCCCCAGAGCCCTTGAATTCTTAAAAACCCAAAAGCAGTTCGACGCCATGGGCCTGCACGCCTGTTTCCTCCAGTTCAGGGACAAGGACAGGGCCGTCACCCTGGAACTGCCGGATCTGCCCCCGGAAGTTGCACGACTGTTTGAAGAGGACAGAGCATGA
- a CDS encoding type II toxin-antitoxin system RelE/ParE family toxin, giving the protein MIKTFRDKETEKIFNRLLSRKLPQNIQYLARRKLVILDAATELNALRVPPGNRLEALKGNRKGQHSIRINDQWRICFKWKAGDAYDVEIADYH; this is encoded by the coding sequence ATGATCAAAACTTTCCGGGATAAAGAAACTGAAAAGATTTTCAATAGACTTCTTTCCAGAAAATTACCCCAAAATATTCAGTATCTTGCACGCAGAAAATTGGTTATTCTGGATGCAGCTACGGAATTAAATGCTCTACGCGTTCCGCCTGGTAACAGATTGGAAGCATTAAAAGGTAACCGGAAAGGACAACATAGCATTCGCATCAACGATCAGTGGCGAATTTGTTTTAAATGGAAAGCCGGTGATGCATACGATGTTGAAATTGCAGATTACCATTAG